Proteins from a genomic interval of Niabella soli DSM 19437:
- a CDS encoding ribonuclease HII, whose translation MKKKAVTLPDLEVSYQQEYLEAGCDEAGRGCYAGPVFAAAVILPIDFYHPLLNDSKLIAPQVRVELRKYIEANALAFAVAQVGVEEIDTINILKASQKAMHLALAQLAPAPEFIAVDGNYFIPYKKLRHACIVKGDGKLANIAAASILAKTYRDAYMQRIHEEFPQYNWAANKGYGTLAHRNAIKHSGLCIYHRKSFNILSAQSELFED comes from the coding sequence ATGAAAAAAAAAGCTGTAACCCTGCCAGACCTGGAAGTGTCCTATCAGCAGGAATATCTTGAAGCTGGATGTGATGAAGCCGGCCGCGGCTGTTATGCGGGTCCGGTTTTCGCTGCTGCGGTTATTTTACCGATCGATTTTTATCATCCCCTGTTAAACGACAGTAAACTAATAGCACCACAGGTGCGGGTGGAGTTGCGAAAATATATTGAGGCCAATGCCCTTGCCTTTGCCGTAGCTCAGGTTGGAGTGGAAGAGATTGATACGATCAACATTTTAAAAGCCTCGCAAAAAGCCATGCATCTTGCCCTCGCTCAATTAGCGCCGGCTCCTGAATTTATTGCGGTGGACGGCAATTACTTTATACCGTATAAAAAATTAAGGCATGCCTGTATTGTTAAAGGAGATGGAAAATTAGCCAATATTGCCGCCGCCAGCATCCTTGCGAAAACCTACCGCGATGCGTACATGCAACGCATTCATGAAGAATTCCCTCAATATAACTGGGCAGCTAATAAGGGCTATGGTACCCTGGCGCACAGAAACGCTATTAAACATAGTGGCCTCTGCATTTATCATAGAAAAAGTTTTAACATTTTATCCGCTCAGTCCGAATTGTTTGAAGATTAG
- a CDS encoding diacylglycerol/lipid kinase family protein has translation MKRKICYIINPVSGTKSKDAIANTAAKETLRAGIFFKFFPSVANGDYSFLYSTLVDERYTDVVIIGGDGTVNQVIDSLKHLPVNFGIIPSGSGNGLAFGAGIPKTPKKALEIIFKNHSVLMDGFRVNGKFACMLCGLGFDAKVAHDFANAPQRGLMTYVNQVFKNFFGARPYSFKIKLAEKRFETEAYFISIANSNQFGNHFTIAPMASLNDGLLDVVIVTEQSKIAMLYNTLIQVGGGNKVRSIEEIKHKRGILYFQTEAIRISNWSEAPMHIDGEPVNTEKKLSVAIEKSCFNLLVNR, from the coding sequence ATGAAAAGAAAAATTTGTTATATCATTAACCCGGTATCCGGAACAAAATCAAAGGATGCAATAGCCAATACTGCTGCAAAAGAAACACTGAGGGCCGGTATTTTTTTTAAGTTCTTTCCTTCGGTAGCCAACGGCGATTACTCCTTTCTTTACAGCACGCTTGTTGATGAACGTTACACTGATGTGGTAATCATCGGGGGCGATGGTACGGTAAACCAGGTGATCGACAGCCTTAAACACCTGCCGGTAAACTTTGGAATTATTCCATCCGGTTCGGGGAATGGGCTTGCTTTTGGGGCCGGGATTCCTAAAACGCCCAAAAAAGCGCTGGAGATCATCTTCAAAAATCATTCGGTGCTCATGGATGGTTTCCGGGTAAACGGAAAGTTCGCGTGTATGCTTTGCGGACTTGGGTTTGATGCAAAAGTGGCGCACGATTTTGCAAACGCTCCTCAACGAGGCCTGATGACCTACGTGAACCAGGTATTTAAAAACTTTTTTGGCGCCAGGCCTTATTCTTTTAAAATAAAACTTGCAGAAAAGCGTTTTGAGACCGAAGCTTATTTTATCAGTATCGCCAACAGTAACCAGTTTGGCAATCATTTTACCATTGCGCCCATGGCCAGTCTGAATGATGGATTGCTGGACGTGGTCATTGTAACGGAGCAATCAAAAATTGCCATGCTGTACAATACATTGATACAGGTGGGCGGCGGCAATAAGGTGCGCTCGATTGAAGAAATTAAGCACAAACGAGGCATCCTTTATTTCCAAACAGAAGCGATACGCATCAGCAACTGGAGTGAAGCGCCGATGCATATTGACGGAGAACCGGTGAACACTGAAAAAAAATTAAGTGTCGCCATCGAAAAAAGCTGTTTTAATCTTTTGGTAAACCGATAA
- a CDS encoding VanZ family protein codes for MKKKFILIIALVYFIITVILLTLPGADFPQENFLTKIHFDKWVHIGMFALLVFLWDAWLSGGKEAAPFKKFITVGIVALIYGIVMEFVQRYWVPGRSFDVTDMIADGVGCVIGLAASKYLLKKK; via the coding sequence GTGAAAAAGAAATTCATCTTAATAATCGCTTTAGTTTATTTTATCATCACCGTTATCCTGCTAACGCTTCCCGGAGCCGACTTTCCTCAGGAAAATTTTCTTACGAAGATCCATTTTGACAAATGGGTCCACATCGGAATGTTCGCCCTGCTCGTTTTTTTATGGGATGCCTGGCTGAGCGGGGGAAAAGAGGCGGCGCCTTTTAAAAAATTTATTACCGTCGGTATTGTAGCATTGATTTATGGAATTGTAATGGAGTTCGTACAAAGATACTGGGTTCCCGGGCGCTCTTTTGATGTAACGGATATGATTGCAGACGGAGTAGGTTGTGTGATCGGGCTGGCGGCCAGTAAGTACCTGCTTAAAAAAAAATAG
- a CDS encoding TonB-dependent receptor domain-containing protein, with protein sequence MRKIILLGFSLWSVIAHAQHLSGKVTDTEHKPLEKASIALLKAADSSVIIMKATGKDGGFLFNKVPQGHYLLLASTVGYAKKYSDTITFSGEAMAVPPIILQNAGTQLAGVVVTAKRPPVEVKAGKTVVNVEASPSNAGLNVLEILAKSPGVSVDNDDNISLKGKGGVLILIDGKPTYLSGTNLAAFLKSIQASGLDQIEIMTNPPAKYDAAGNGGVINIKTKKGTVRGLNGNVNLNYGQGFYPKYNGGFNLNYRYNKVNVFGSYNGGAWEGMGSLSINRNFYKNGALTGSSDQVSPRHNRSNWHNAKLGMDYFFSKKDVVGIVVSGNSNPWKNWLTSTSNLRDVDKTINTILASEAFNSNKSKNITTNLNYKHSFDSLGKELSMDLDQGYYESKGNNTLSTRVFNPDHTQRGNTVLLNGNTPSLIKIYSGKIDYVHPFSKTMKLEAGVKSSFVNTDNNVNYLRDTSTGWYMDNQRTNHFIYKENINAAYTILTATIKKWELTAGLRLENTNAEGKQMQNDSSFKRNYTNLFPNAGVVYNVNDKNQLSMSYSRRIRRPDYEDLNPFIFFLDSLTYGQGNPYLQPEFSNNIEMSHTFNHFLTTTVNYTQTNNIITQILKQNTDKKTTFQTQENFARRRQWGLSVSANKQIKKWWNLNVYTNVFNNLYDGLYNSGTQNIPVKLNVSGFSGNLSSSFTFAKTWTTELSGWYTTSASEGLMIGRQMGAMNIDLAKQILNKNGTIKIGVRDLFRTQNFSGYSRYADVDIDVRNDRRRDARQFNISFTYKFGKNNIAPARRRTGGAGDEQSRVKSGGN encoded by the coding sequence ATGAGAAAAATAATTCTGCTGGGATTTAGTTTATGGAGCGTTATAGCACATGCGCAGCATCTGTCCGGCAAAGTAACAGACACAGAGCATAAGCCCTTGGAAAAAGCATCCATAGCGCTTTTAAAAGCAGCAGACTCTTCTGTAATAATAATGAAAGCTACTGGTAAGGACGGCGGTTTTCTGTTTAACAAAGTACCGCAGGGCCACTATTTGCTTTTGGCATCGACGGTAGGGTATGCAAAAAAATATTCAGATACTATTACGTTTTCAGGAGAGGCCATGGCAGTGCCGCCAATCATATTGCAGAATGCCGGCACGCAGCTTGCCGGGGTAGTGGTTACCGCAAAACGGCCGCCCGTGGAAGTAAAAGCCGGCAAAACGGTAGTGAATGTAGAAGCCTCTCCTTCCAACGCGGGGTTAAATGTGCTGGAGATCCTGGCAAAATCCCCAGGAGTGTCTGTAGATAATGATGATAATATAAGTTTGAAAGGAAAGGGCGGTGTGCTGATATTGATCGATGGGAAACCCACTTATCTCAGCGGAACCAATCTTGCGGCCTTTTTAAAAAGTATACAGGCCAGCGGATTGGATCAGATCGAGATCATGACGAACCCACCTGCAAAATATGATGCGGCAGGCAACGGAGGGGTGATCAACATAAAAACCAAAAAAGGAACCGTGCGCGGGCTGAACGGAAATGTAAACCTTAACTATGGCCAGGGCTTTTATCCGAAATATAATGGAGGTTTTAACCTGAACTACCGCTATAATAAGGTGAACGTATTTGGCAGTTATAATGGGGGGGCCTGGGAAGGAATGGGCTCTTTAAGCATTAATCGCAATTTTTATAAAAACGGTGCCCTTACCGGCTCGTCAGACCAGGTGAGCCCACGGCATAATAGAAGCAACTGGCACAATGCGAAACTGGGAATGGATTATTTCTTTTCAAAAAAAGACGTAGTGGGCATCGTCGTAAGCGGAAATAGTAACCCCTGGAAAAACTGGCTGACCAGTACGTCGAACCTGAGAGACGTAGATAAAACGATCAATACGATACTGGCATCAGAGGCTTTTAACTCCAATAAATCAAAAAATATAACCACTAATCTGAATTATAAGCACAGCTTTGATTCGTTGGGGAAAGAACTTTCTATGGATCTTGACCAGGGATATTATGAAAGCAAGGGCAATAATACCCTGTCAACAAGAGTGTTTAACCCAGACCATACGCAACGGGGTAATACCGTTCTGTTAAACGGCAATACCCCTTCCCTCATAAAAATATACAGTGGCAAAATAGATTATGTACATCCGTTCAGTAAAACCATGAAACTGGAAGCAGGGGTGAAAAGCAGCTTTGTAAATACTGATAATAACGTTAACTATTTGCGCGATACCAGTACCGGATGGTATATGGACAACCAGCGGACGAATCATTTTATTTATAAAGAAAATATTAATGCAGCCTATACGATCTTAACGGCAACCATAAAAAAATGGGAGCTTACCGCGGGTTTACGGCTGGAGAATACCAACGCAGAGGGAAAACAAATGCAAAATGATTCCAGCTTTAAAAGAAACTATACGAATCTGTTTCCCAATGCAGGGGTGGTGTATAATGTAAATGACAAGAACCAGTTGAGCATGAGTTATAGCCGCCGGATCCGCCGACCCGATTATGAAGACCTGAACCCGTTTATCTTCTTTTTGGATTCACTCACCTATGGCCAGGGGAATCCTTATTTACAGCCCGAATTTTCCAATAATATTGAAATGAGCCATACGTTCAATCATTTCTTAACTACTACCGTTAATTACACTCAAACCAATAATATTATCACCCAAATACTGAAGCAGAACACCGATAAGAAAACCACCTTCCAAACACAGGAAAACTTTGCCAGGCGGAGGCAATGGGGGCTTTCCGTTTCAGCCAATAAGCAAATAAAAAAATGGTGGAATCTGAATGTGTACACCAATGTGTTTAATAACCTCTACGACGGGCTATACAATAGCGGCACGCAAAATATTCCCGTGAAGCTGAATGTAAGCGGTTTTTCCGGCAACCTGAGCAGCAGCTTTACCTTTGCCAAAACCTGGACCACTGAGCTCAGCGGATGGTATACTACCAGCGCCTCGGAAGGGTTGATGATCGGCCGCCAAATGGGCGCTATGAATATTGACCTGGCCAAGCAGATCCTTAACAAAAACGGAACGATTAAAATAGGGGTACGGGATCTTTTCCGCACACAGAACTTCAGTGGTTATTCCCGCTATGCGGATGTGGACATCGATGTGAGGAATGACAGAAGAAGAGATGCCCGCCAATTCAATATTTCATTCACCTATAAATTCGGGAAAAACAATATTGCCCCGGCGCGGCGCAGAACCGGCGGCGCGGGCGATGAGCAAAGCCGGGTAAAAAGCGGGGGTAATTAA
- a CDS encoding outer membrane beta-barrel protein, producing MTLKPQLQKNTASWSLNIGFKYLLLDKRLVLGLNADDIFKKNYSTIKTVSQDIPQSFTQYYDTRQVRVSVSYNFGNKNISVSSRKVGNQEEKNRSGN from the coding sequence ATGACATTAAAACCACAACTACAAAAAAATACCGCTAGCTGGTCGCTGAATATTGGTTTTAAATACCTGCTGCTGGATAAGCGCCTGGTACTGGGGCTAAACGCGGATGACATTTTCAAAAAGAATTATTCCACTATAAAAACGGTTAGCCAGGATATTCCCCAATCCTTTACTCAGTATTATGATACCAGGCAAGTGCGGGTATCCGTCAGCTACAATTTTGGTAATAAGAATATTTCCGTGAGTTCGAGAAAAGTAGGTAACCAGGAGGAAAAAAACCGGTCGGGGAATTAA
- the gcvH gene encoding glycine cleavage system protein GcvH yields MSYPETLRYTKDHEWISLEGDTATIGITDFAQRELGDIVYVEVETIGKTLQAGDVFGTVEAVKTVSDLFLPVDGVITELNEALGNAPELVNTDPYGEGWMIKMKVTDPATVETLMDAAGYEALVD; encoded by the coding sequence ATGAGTTATCCTGAAACATTGCGTTATACTAAAGATCATGAATGGATTAGCCTGGAGGGCGATACAGCCACCATTGGCATTACGGATTTTGCGCAGCGGGAACTGGGCGATATTGTTTATGTGGAGGTGGAAACGATTGGCAAAACGCTGCAGGCCGGCGACGTTTTTGGTACAGTTGAAGCGGTAAAAACAGTTTCTGATCTTTTTTTACCGGTAGACGGTGTCATTACTGAGCTCAATGAAGCGCTGGGTAACGCGCCGGAGCTGGTAAATACAGACCCTTATGGAGAAGGCTGGATGATAAAAATGAAAGTTACCGACCCCGCAACTGTTGAAACGCTGATGGATGCGGCCGGTTATGAAGCACTAGTGGATTAA
- a CDS encoding TonB-dependent receptor: MRVPALFLLIAMQTTAHAQRISGAVAGVDHTPLEKASVSLLQARDSATITTTATDKNGLFRFDKIKAGSYLILASSVGHTPVYSSVIKLDQSAITIDTLVLEKTTTQMKGVVVIAKRPPFEVKAGKTVVNVDASPSNAGLNVLELLEKSPGISVDNDGNVSLKGKAGVTILVDGKPTYMSGQQLTNFLKSMQSSQLDQIEIMTAPPAKYDAAGNSGVINIKTKKGTIKGMNGTANVGYDQGFYPRYNAGLNINYRNDKLNIFGGYEGGHWDNKGVLYLNRKFIDPAISTVTGTSDQASDRRNFGNYNNLKLGMDYNFTKKDVAGFVVNGGFGQWNEEQNSPSNIRYPDGAINYKLLSIGKNTGNFNNVTTNLNYKHSFDSTGKELSIDLDQAYYNNKGLATLQTKALDAQDVQNGNIVNLLGHQPSEINIYSFKTDYVHPFNKTTKLEAGIKTSFVNTNNRVEYQRDTSTGWYPDLARSNHFIYKENINAAYATISKSAKKWELTGGLRVENTSSKGDLITGDSVFTRNYTNLFPTVAIGFNANDKNQFNISYNRRITRPDYDNLNPFVYFLDSLTFGKGNPYLKPQFTNNIELSHTFKKFLTTTLNYTVTNDIITQLLKQEGDKTFQTNENFSKMRQLGIAVTANFPVTKWWNLNLYTNLYNNDFEGLYNDGRKNYPVRIQITSFTGNGTSTMTFAKLWAFELSGWYRSKATEGLMVSNSMGALNAALSYKVMKEKGTVKVGVRDIFKTQVFSGYARYAIVDTDLKNTRDSRQFNVSFTYKFGKNNIAPVRNRRGGAGDEQNRVKSGGN, from the coding sequence ATGAGAGTACCAGCACTATTTCTTTTGATTGCGATGCAAACAACGGCGCATGCGCAACGTATTTCAGGGGCGGTCGCGGGCGTCGATCATACCCCCTTGGAAAAAGCTTCCGTTTCTTTGTTACAGGCAAGGGATTCTGCCACCATCACCACAACGGCTACTGATAAAAACGGATTGTTTCGTTTTGATAAGATAAAAGCAGGCAGCTACCTTATTCTGGCTTCCAGTGTTGGGCATACACCTGTGTATTCATCAGTTATAAAACTGGATCAATCAGCTATTACAATCGACACCCTCGTTCTTGAAAAAACAACTACTCAAATGAAAGGTGTGGTGGTCATAGCCAAAAGACCTCCCTTTGAAGTGAAAGCCGGCAAAACGGTGGTAAATGTGGATGCGTCACCAAGCAACGCAGGGTTAAATGTGTTGGAGCTGCTGGAGAAATCGCCCGGCATTTCCGTAGATAATGACGGAAATGTAAGTCTGAAGGGGAAAGCAGGCGTTACCATTCTCGTTGACGGAAAGCCGACCTATATGAGCGGTCAGCAACTGACCAATTTTTTAAAGAGTATGCAGAGCAGCCAGTTGGATCAGATCGAGATCATGACAGCGCCGCCCGCCAAATATGATGCCGCGGGTAATTCAGGGGTCATCAACATCAAAACAAAAAAGGGCACCATAAAAGGCATGAACGGCACGGCTAACGTTGGTTACGACCAGGGCTTTTATCCGCGCTATAATGCAGGGCTGAATATCAACTACCGAAACGATAAGCTGAATATTTTTGGCGGTTACGAAGGCGGTCATTGGGACAACAAAGGCGTGCTTTACCTGAACCGGAAATTCATTGATCCTGCAATCAGCACGGTCACCGGCACATCCGATCAGGCTTCGGACCGGCGCAATTTTGGCAATTATAATAACCTGAAACTGGGGATGGATTATAATTTCACTAAAAAAGATGTGGCGGGCTTCGTGGTGAACGGTGGGTTCGGACAGTGGAATGAAGAGCAGAACAGCCCGTCCAATATTCGCTACCCCGATGGAGCGATCAACTACAAACTTTTATCCATAGGAAAAAATACGGGCAACTTTAATAATGTAACCACCAACCTGAATTACAAGCACAGTTTTGATTCGACCGGTAAAGAATTATCTATAGACCTGGACCAGGCTTATTACAATAACAAAGGGCTGGCAACCCTGCAAACAAAGGCATTGGACGCTCAGGATGTTCAAAACGGGAACATCGTGAACCTGTTGGGACATCAGCCTTCTGAAATTAATATTTACAGCTTTAAAACGGACTATGTGCATCCCTTTAATAAAACAACAAAGCTGGAAGCTGGCATCAAAACAAGTTTTGTAAATACCAATAACCGCGTGGAATATCAGCGCGATACCAGCACCGGCTGGTACCCGGACCTGGCCCGGAGCAATCATTTTATTTACAAGGAAAACATCAACGCGGCCTATGCCACGATTTCAAAATCAGCAAAAAAATGGGAACTGACGGGTGGATTGCGGGTGGAGAACACCAGCTCGAAAGGGGATCTGATCACCGGCGATTCGGTTTTTACACGCAATTATACCAACCTGTTTCCCACAGTAGCAATAGGTTTTAACGCGAATGATAAAAACCAGTTCAATATAAGCTACAACCGGCGGATCACGCGCCCGGACTATGATAACCTGAACCCCTTTGTGTATTTTCTGGATTCGCTGACATTTGGCAAGGGGAATCCCTATTTGAAACCCCAGTTTACCAATAACATTGAGTTAAGCCATACGTTTAAGAAATTTCTGACCACCACCCTGAACTATACAGTTACCAATGATATTATTACTCAGTTATTGAAGCAGGAAGGGGATAAGACCTTTCAGACCAATGAAAACTTTAGCAAGATGCGGCAACTGGGCATTGCTGTTACGGCCAATTTTCCTGTAACCAAATGGTGGAACCTGAACCTGTATACCAATTTGTATAATAATGACTTTGAGGGCTTGTACAATGACGGGCGAAAAAATTACCCGGTAAGGATACAGATCACTTCGTTTACCGGTAATGGAACCTCCACCATGACTTTTGCCAAATTATGGGCCTTTGAACTGAGCGGCTGGTACCGCAGCAAGGCCACAGAAGGGCTGATGGTATCCAACAGCATGGGCGCATTAAATGCCGCACTATCCTATAAAGTGATGAAAGAAAAAGGAACGGTAAAAGTTGGCGTTCGTGATATTTTTAAAACCCAGGTGTTCAGCGGTTACGCACGATACGCGATTGTGGATACAGACCTTAAAAATACCAGGGACAGCCGCCAGTTTAATGTGTCCTTTACCTATAAATTCGGTAAAAATAATATTGCCCCCGTCCGCAACCGCCGCGGCGGTGCCGGGGATGAGCAAAACCGGGTAAAGAGTGGGGGAAACTAA
- a CDS encoding 3-oxoacyl-ACP synthase III family protein, which produces MNSTIIAGIGSYVPDNVVTNTELTEYMNTSDAWIRERTGIEERRYATRFEQTTATLGAEAAKIAIERAGITKEDIDFVIFATLSPDYFFPGCGVLVQRILELKDVGALDIRNQCSGFIYGLSVADQFIKTGMYKNILLIGAEVHSYAMDFSTRGRNVSVIFGDGAAAVVLQPSPDAARGLLSTHLHSDGAHAEALSMPNPGFHSGVHNPAWRPPVPPQKYGGVFITQQLVDKEDFYPYMDGPAVFKKAVVKLPEVIMEALTANHYKPGDLKLLIPHQANLRIAQMVQQALQLNDDQVFNNIQKYGNTTAASIPLALCEAWEGGKVQNGDLICLAAFGSGFTWGSALLKW; this is translated from the coding sequence ATGAACAGTACTATTATTGCGGGGATCGGAAGTTATGTTCCTGATAATGTGGTGACAAACACGGAACTGACCGAGTATATGAATACGAGTGATGCCTGGATTCGCGAACGCACGGGGATTGAAGAACGGCGCTATGCAACGCGTTTTGAACAAACCACTGCTACCCTGGGTGCGGAAGCAGCAAAAATTGCCATTGAGCGCGCCGGTATTACAAAAGAGGATATCGATTTTGTCATTTTCGCAACGTTAAGCCCCGACTATTTTTTCCCGGGTTGCGGGGTGCTGGTGCAGCGGATACTGGAACTGAAAGATGTGGGCGCTCTGGACATAAGGAACCAATGCAGCGGTTTTATATATGGCCTCAGCGTTGCCGACCAGTTTATCAAAACCGGGATGTACAAAAACATCCTGCTCATCGGCGCGGAAGTGCACTCCTATGCGATGGATTTTTCTACAAGGGGGCGTAATGTATCTGTTATTTTTGGCGATGGCGCCGCAGCCGTGGTATTGCAGCCATCGCCGGACGCTGCGCGGGGCCTACTGAGCACCCACCTGCACAGCGACGGCGCCCACGCCGAAGCGCTGAGCATGCCTAACCCCGGCTTCCACAGCGGCGTGCACAACCCCGCGTGGCGGCCGCCGGTACCTCCCCAAAAATACGGGGGCGTCTTTATAACGCAGCAGCTTGTAGATAAAGAGGACTTTTATCCCTACATGGATGGCCCGGCAGTTTTTAAAAAAGCAGTGGTCAAACTTCCCGAGGTAATTATGGAAGCATTGACCGCTAACCATTATAAACCGGGAGACCTTAAACTGCTGATACCACACCAGGCCAACCTGCGCATTGCGCAAATGGTGCAGCAAGCACTGCAATTGAACGACGACCAGGTTTTTAACAATATTCAAAAATATGGCAACACTACTGCTGCTTCCATTCCCCTAGCTTTGTGTGAAGCCTGGGAAGGCGGGAAAGTGCAAAACGGCGATCTTATTTGCCTGGCAGCCTTTGGCAGCGGGTTTACCTGGGGCAGCGCTTTATTAAAATGGTAA
- the typA gene encoding translational GTPase TypA, translated as MNLRNIAIIAHVDHGKTTLVDKILHATQVFRENQATGELIMDNNDLERERGITIFSKNAAVTYKDTKINVIDTPGHADFGGEVERVLKMADGVILLVDAFEGPMPQTRFVLQKALALGLKPIVVINKVDKPNCRPDEVHDAVFDLFFNLDATEEQLDFPTFYGSGKNGWFNDSLTPIDNINPLLDGILKYVPAPKVAEGPLQMQITSLDYSSFLGRIAVGKVGRGVIKEGQQIALMQADGVKKTRVKELYVFEGMGKKKVTEVQAGDLCAVVGIEDFNIGDTIADAENPEALPRISVDEPTMNMLFGINNSPFYGKDGKFVTSRHLRDRLEKETEKNLALRVEESEGGEAFLVYGRGILHLGVLIETMRREGYELTVGQPQVITKQIDGKKYEPFETLVVDVPEEFASKVIDLVTRRKGEMLVMETKGEMQHLEFEIPSRGLIGLRTQMLTATTGEAVMAHRFSDYQPWKGVIPGRNNGVLISKNQGRTTGYSIDKLQDRGTFFVDPGEEVYAGQVLAENIKPGDLVVNATEEKKLTNHRASGSDDATRIAPKTLMTLEECMEYIQQDECIEVTPNFIRMRKVVLDEIERNKIAKKMAAESV; from the coding sequence ATGAATTTAAGGAACATCGCCATTATCGCCCACGTAGACCATGGTAAAACCACTTTGGTGGATAAGATCCTCCATGCTACCCAGGTTTTTCGTGAAAACCAGGCTACCGGCGAGTTGATAATGGATAATAACGACCTTGAAAGGGAACGCGGTATTACTATTTTTAGTAAGAATGCGGCGGTTACTTACAAGGATACCAAAATCAATGTAATTGACACGCCGGGTCACGCCGACTTTGGCGGCGAGGTGGAGCGCGTGCTGAAAATGGCCGACGGGGTGATCCTGTTGGTGGATGCTTTTGAAGGGCCCATGCCCCAAACCCGTTTTGTGCTGCAAAAAGCACTGGCGCTGGGTTTGAAACCAATCGTTGTTATTAATAAGGTAGACAAACCGAACTGCCGCCCCGATGAGGTGCATGACGCGGTGTTTGACCTGTTCTTTAACCTGGACGCCACTGAAGAGCAGTTGGATTTCCCCACCTTTTATGGTTCAGGAAAAAATGGCTGGTTCAATGACTCCTTAACGCCTATTGATAATATCAATCCCCTGCTGGATGGTATTTTAAAATATGTACCCGCGCCTAAAGTGGCTGAAGGGCCGCTGCAAATGCAGATCACTTCTTTAGACTACTCTTCCTTCCTGGGCCGTATCGCCGTGGGAAAAGTTGGACGTGGGGTTATTAAAGAAGGCCAGCAGATCGCGTTGATGCAGGCAGACGGGGTAAAAAAGACCCGTGTAAAAGAACTGTATGTATTTGAAGGGATGGGTAAGAAAAAAGTAACCGAAGTGCAGGCTGGTGATCTTTGTGCCGTGGTGGGTATTGAAGATTTCAACATCGGTGATACTATTGCTGATGCAGAAAACCCTGAAGCTTTACCCCGGATCAGCGTGGATGAACCCACCATGAATATGCTGTTCGGTATCAATAATTCCCCGTTTTATGGTAAGGATGGTAAGTTTGTTACCAGCCGTCACCTGCGGGACCGTTTGGAGAAGGAAACCGAAAAGAACCTGGCGCTTCGCGTGGAAGAAAGCGAGGGCGGGGAAGCCTTCCTCGTTTACGGGCGTGGTATCCTGCACCTGGGCGTATTGATCGAGACCATGCGCCGGGAAGGATATGAGCTTACCGTTGGCCAGCCACAGGTAATTACCAAACAAATCGATGGGAAAAAATACGAACCTTTTGAAACCCTGGTGGTGGATGTACCGGAAGAGTTTGCCAGCAAAGTAATTGACCTGGTAACCCGCCGGAAAGGGGAAATGCTGGTGATGGAAACCAAGGGCGAAATGCAGCACCTTGAGTTTGAAATACCTTCCCGCGGTTTGATCGGGTTGCGTACACAAATGCTGACCGCTACAACCGGTGAGGCTGTGATGGCGCATCGTTTTTCTGACTATCAGCCCTGGAAAGGCGTTATTCCTGGCAGGAACAATGGGGTGTTGATCTCCAAAAACCAGGGAAGAACCACCGGTTATTCTATTGATAAATTACAGGACCGGGGTACCTTCTTTGTGGATCCGGGCGAAGAGGTATATGCAGGACAGGTACTGGCGGAGAACATCAAACCCGGCGACCTGGTGGTGAACGCAACGGAAGAAAAGAAACTGACCAACCACCGGGCCAGCGGTAGTGATGATGCTACCCGTATTGCGCCCAAAACCCTGATGACATTGGAAGAATGTATGGAGTATATTCAGCAGGATGAGTGCATCGAGGTAACGCCTAACTTTATCCGGATGCGTAAAGTGGTACTGGATGAAATAGAGCGCAATAAGATCGCTAAAAAAATGGCGGCAGAATCTGTATAA